A single Dermacentor albipictus isolate Rhodes 1998 colony chromosome 3, USDA_Dalb.pri_finalv2, whole genome shotgun sequence DNA region contains:
- the LOC139057569 gene encoding uncharacterized protein, producing MEVQSQGEDLDPTTFRPSEWTTILCAYKGGKPSPETLVVPPHAASVRDKPAAPAVGAPADTAPATFKPTYRAQQQLRVTHAIALRSRQLASLPPGTIRVVFRPRGGLALNGAMAQHLMKALRVTAADRDLGEFHLRIHPTINTFTVATPHESTALHLVQLKEVVLQETSYPVAAYIAPPSAAARGVISQAYWAETREEMLQDFQNRNPEADIIAARRMGRILSILITFAHGPVTRTIRYMSVVHRCTTNKGSPDACTNCRCLGHRYDVCPHPKSCLCPRCGDKHELQDVPSCIPICILCGGQHLTGTGSCKARNAATKRLSPPPQKTKFPTKKDFPPLSMTLPSTSTWASKVAKTNIMTSQDSDVKALRDEGQPAISSWEDLLSSTDPTSQLTAVAQAADIMNKRSMNVLT from the coding sequence ATGGAGGTGCAATCGCAGGGCGAAGACCTCGACCCGACAACGTTCAGACCCAGTGAGTGGACCACGATACTCTGCGCGTATAAGGGAGGCAAACCAAGCCCGGAAACGCTGGTTGTGCCTCCTCATGCAGCCTCTGTTCGAGATAAGCCTGCCGCGCCCGCCGTCGGTGCTCCGGCCGACACTGCCCCTGCGACCTTCAAGCCGACATACCGTGCTCAACAACAGCTGCGCGTGACGCACGCAATCGCATTGCGAAGTAGGCAACTTGCTTCACTCCCTCCCGGCACTATAAGGGTAGTCttccgaccaagaggaggcctcgctttGAACGGAGCCATGGCGCAGCACCTCATGAAAGCTTTGCGAGTCACCGCCGCTGACCGGGACCTAGGAGAGTTTCACCTCCGGATTCACCCGACGATCAACACCTTCACGGTCGCTACACCTCACGAGTCAACGGCCCTTCACCTCGTCCAACTCAAGGAAGTGGTCCTTCAAGAAACCAGTTACCCCGTCGCCGCCTACATCGCACCGCCGTCCGCTGCTGCGCGCGGAGTCATCTCGCAAGCCTACTGGGCGGAAACACGGGAAGAGATGCTACAAGACTTCCAGAATCGCAACCCAGAAGCTGATATCATCGCAGCCCGCAGAATGGGTAGGATCCTTTCCATATTGATCACATTTGCGCATGGCCCAGTGACTCGCACCATACGCTACATGAGTGTAGTGCATAGATGCACGACGAACAAGGGAAGTCCAGATGCGTGCACAAATTGTCGTTGTCTGGGCCACAGATACGACGTGTGCCCCCACCCAAAAAGTTGTCTCTGCCCGCGGTGCGGGGACAAGCATGAGTTGCAAGATGTTCCCTCCTGCATACCGATCTGCATTCTCTGTGGGGGGCAGCACCTCACGGGCACCGGCTCGTGCAAGGCAAGAAATGCCGCCACCAAACGACTTAGCCCACCGCCCCAGAAGACAAAGTTCCCTACCAAGAAGGACTTTCCCCCGCTTAGCATGACCCTCCCGTCTACCTCTACATGGGCTTCCAAGGTTGCCAAGACGAACATCATGACCTCACAGGACTCGGACGTGAAGGCTCTGCGGGATGAG